The DNA region ATCATATACGCCCAGGCCAGCCGGCACCGCTGATTTCCGGTTGGAGCAACGCGAAGCCTGCGAGGGCGATCACTCCGACGACTGGCAGGAGGTTCTTGATCATGGCGAAGGGGTGCGGTTCATACCGGCCAGGTGGGAAGAGGGCGACCCGCAGGCAACTGACGGCGAAACTCCACCTCGAGCCCGAGCCTTGCAATGGCGCCAATTCCGCAAGCATCGCCTCACCCCACTCCCGGCGGTCCTCGGGCATTCGGGCGACCATGGCGGCCAACAGGCGGAAGGGAATGTCTTTGCGGTGTGACATTCAGGTTCCTTCGGGTTGAGGCCGCAGCCCGGCGCGCTTCGTTCGATGGGTTCGGTGCTCGCGCGCCAGCTCAGCAGCCACCTTGCACCCCTCTCCCGTGAGTCGATACATGTGGCGGGGCGGTCGACCGGGTGGCGCGTCGGTTTTCCATGCTGTCTCCAGAAGCCCTCGATCGGCGAGTCGGATCAAGATCGGATACAGTGTGCCCGGCTTGAGGTCGAGTTCCTGGCAGAGGTCATAGCCATGACGCCATCCATCGGCGTCTTGAGCCAGGGCGAGCAAGACAGCAGCGGTCTGAGGCGAGTGCGGCCGGCGACGTTGCATGATCTTAACTCTATATATTTAGAGATAATCGTCAATCTTGAAATTGACGACAGGCGGCCGCACCGTGCATCCCGAAGTCTTTTGTCGTTTGGCGCAGGCTGCCCAGCCTGCGGGGCGACGAAGGAAACCACGCGCGTGGAGAGCATTGGCGCTCTTCGATGTTCCGTTCGGCCGGGAACAATCCGGTGATGCGGTCGAGTGGAAATCTCTTCCTCGCGGCGGCAACCCTTGTGTTTATCCTGCCGGCGGATTCTGCCCTTTCAGGCCAAGGAAGCGCGCCAGTCTCTGGGCGCAGCACGAAGATGGAGA from Verrucomicrobiota bacterium includes:
- a CDS encoding PadR family transcriptional regulator, whose protein sequence is MQRRRPHSPQTAAVLLALAQDADGWRHGYDLCQELDLKPGTLYPILIRLADRGLLETAWKTDAPPGRPPRHMYRLTGEGCKVAAELAREHRTHRTKRAGLRPQPEGT